A genomic stretch from Gorilla gorilla gorilla isolate KB3781 chromosome 20, NHGRI_mGorGor1-v2.1_pri, whole genome shotgun sequence includes:
- the HSD11B1L gene encoding hydroxysteroid 11-beta-dehydrogenase 1-like protein isoform X6, which produces MKVLLLTGLGALFFAYYWDDNFDPGKLCELRATDVAGAAQPDGQQGLPGGGVLAARPRAHVVLHSLLGGQVCAGRLLRLPAAGAGRAGRERGHHHVRPGPPRSRLRRRGSQGSHEGPGGPGAQGSPGRDPRRRHARGRRLLPVAFPPAVLAPALAAAPAGLVYPPGAQRHGRGCSLSTGGCPSSPRRQCSSLQLSLEPEHSQRHP; this is translated from the exons ATGAAGGTGCTTCTCCTCACAGGGCTGGGGGCCCTGTTCTTCGCCTATTATTGGGATGACAACTTCGACCCAG GTAAACTTTGTGAGCTACGTGCAACTGACGTCGCGGGCGCTGCCCAGCCTGACGGACAGCAAGGGCTCCCTGGTGGTGGTGTCCTCGCTGCTCG GCCGCGTGCCCACGTCGTTCTCCACTCCCTACTCGGCGGCCAAGTTTGCGCTGGACGGCTTCTTCGGCTCCCTGCGGCGGGAGCTGGACGTGCAGGACGTGAACGTGGCCATCACCATGTGCGTCCTGGGCCTCCGAGATCGCGCCTCCGCCGCCGAGGCAGTCAG GGGAGTCACGAGGGTCCAGGCGGCCCCGGGGCCCAAGGCAGCCCTGGCCGTGATCCGCGGCGGCGCCACGCGCGCGGCCGGCGTCTTCTACCCGTGGCGTTTCCGCCTGCTGTGCTTGCTCCGGCGCTGGCTGCCGCGCCCGCGGGCCTGGTTTATCCGCCAGGAGCTCAACGTCACGGCCGCGGCTGCAGCCTGAGCACCGGGGGTTGCCCCTCCAGTCCCAGACGGCAATGTTCCTCCCTCCAACTGTCCCTGGAGCCAGAACACTCACAGAGACACCCCTGA
- the HSD11B1L gene encoding hydroxysteroid 11-beta-dehydrogenase 1-like protein isoform X4 — translation MKVLLLTGLGALFFAYYWDDNFDPASLQGARVLLTGANAGVGEELAYHYARLGSHLVLTAHTEALLQKVNFVSYVQLTSRALPSLTDSKGSLVVVSSLLGACTRPRLCGTGSGELDAGRVPTSFSTPYSAAKFALDGFFGSLRRELDVQDVNVAITMCVLGLRDRASAAEAVRGVTRVQAAPGPKAALAVIRGGATRAAGVFYPWRFRLLCLLRRWLPRPRAWFIRQELNVTAAAAA, via the exons ATGAAGGTGCTTCTCCTCACAGGGCTGGGGGCCCTGTTCTTCGCCTATTATTGGGATGACAACTTCGACCCAG CCAGCCTCCAGGGAGCGCGAGTGCTGCTGACAGGGGCCAACGCTGGTGTTGGTGAGGAGCTGGCCTATCACTACGCGCGTCTGGGCTCCCACCTGGTGCTCACTGCCCACACTGAGGCTCTCCTGCAGAAG GTAAACTTTGTGAGCTACGTGCAACTGACGTCGCGGGCGCTGCCCAGCCTGACGGACAGCAAGGGCTCCCTGGTGGTGGTGTCCTCGCTGCTCGGTGCGTGCACCCGGCCCCGGCTCTGCGGGACGGGGAGTGGGGAGCTCGATGCGG GCCGCGTGCCCACGTCGTTCTCCACTCCCTACTCGGCGGCCAAGTTTGCGCTGGACGGCTTCTTCGGCTCCCTGCGGCGGGAGCTGGACGTGCAGGACGTGAACGTGGCCATCACCATGTGCGTCCTGGGCCTCCGAGATCGCGCCTCCGCCGCCGAGGCAGTCAG GGGAGTCACGAGGGTCCAGGCGGCCCCGGGGCCCAAGGCAGCCCTGGCCGTGATCCGCGGCGGCGCCACGCGCGCGGCCGGCGTCTTCTACCCGTGGCGTTTCCGCCTGCTGTGCTTGCTCCGGCGCTGGCTGCCGCGCCCGCGGGCCTGGTTTATCCGCCAGGAGCTCAACGTCACGGCCGCGGCTGCAGCCTGA
- the HSD11B1L gene encoding hydroxysteroid 11-beta-dehydrogenase 1-like protein isoform X3, producing MTTSTQVVGNCRKLGAPKVFYIAADMASPEAPESVVQFALDKLGGLDYLVLNHIGGAPAGTRARSRQATRWLMQVNFVSYVQLTSRALPSLTDSKGSLVVVSSLLGACTRPRLCGTGSGELDAGRVPTSFSTPYSAAKFALDGFFGSLRRELDVQDVNVAITMCVLGLRDRASAAEAVRGVTRVQAAPGPKAALAVIRGGATRAAGVFYPWRFRLLCLLRRWLPRPRAWFIRQELNVTAAAAA from the exons ATGACAACTTCGACCCAG GTGGTAGGGAACTGCCGGAAGCTGGGCGCCCCCAAGGTCTTCTACATCGCGGCGGacatggcctcccctgaggcgcCCGAGAGCGTGGTGCAGTTTGCGCTGGACAAGCTGG GCGGGCTGGACTACCTCGTGCTGAACCACATCGGCGGCGCCCCGGCCGGCACGCGAGCCCGCAGCCGCCAGGCAACTCGCTGGCTCATGCAG GTAAACTTTGTGAGCTACGTGCAACTGACGTCGCGGGCGCTGCCCAGCCTGACGGACAGCAAGGGCTCCCTGGTGGTGGTGTCCTCGCTGCTCGGTGCGTGCACCCGGCCCCGGCTCTGCGGGACGGGGAGTGGGGAGCTCGATGCGG GCCGCGTGCCCACGTCGTTCTCCACTCCCTACTCGGCGGCCAAGTTTGCGCTGGACGGCTTCTTCGGCTCCCTGCGGCGGGAGCTGGACGTGCAGGACGTGAACGTGGCCATCACCATGTGCGTCCTGGGCCTCCGAGATCGCGCCTCCGCCGCCGAGGCAGTCAG GGGAGTCACGAGGGTCCAGGCGGCCCCGGGGCCCAAGGCAGCCCTGGCCGTGATCCGCGGCGGCGCCACGCGCGCGGCCGGCGTCTTCTACCCGTGGCGTTTCCGCCTGCTGTGCTTGCTCCGGCGCTGGCTGCCGCGCCCGCGGGCCTGGTTTATCCGCCAGGAGCTCAACGTCACGGCCGCGGCTGCAGCCTGA
- the HSD11B1L gene encoding hydroxysteroid 11-beta-dehydrogenase 1-like protein isoform X5, translated as MKVLLLTGLGALFFAYYWDDNFDPGGLDYLVLNHIGGAPAGTRARSRQATRWLMQVNFVSYVQLTSRALPSLTDSKGSLVVVSSLLGRVPTSFSTPYSAAKFALDGFFGSLRRELDVQDVNVAITMCVLGLRDRASAAEAVRGVTRVQAAPGPKAALAVIRGGATRAAGVFYPWRFRLLCLLRRWLPRPRAWFIRQELNVTAAAAA; from the exons ATGAAGGTGCTTCTCCTCACAGGGCTGGGGGCCCTGTTCTTCGCCTATTATTGGGATGACAACTTCGACCCAG GCGGGCTGGACTACCTCGTGCTGAACCACATCGGCGGCGCCCCGGCCGGCACGCGAGCCCGCAGCCGCCAGGCAACTCGCTGGCTCATGCAG GTAAACTTTGTGAGCTACGTGCAACTGACGTCGCGGGCGCTGCCCAGCCTGACGGACAGCAAGGGCTCCCTGGTGGTGGTGTCCTCGCTGCTCG GCCGCGTGCCCACGTCGTTCTCCACTCCCTACTCGGCGGCCAAGTTTGCGCTGGACGGCTTCTTCGGCTCCCTGCGGCGGGAGCTGGACGTGCAGGACGTGAACGTGGCCATCACCATGTGCGTCCTGGGCCTCCGAGATCGCGCCTCCGCCGCCGAGGCAGTCAG GGGAGTCACGAGGGTCCAGGCGGCCCCGGGGCCCAAGGCAGCCCTGGCCGTGATCCGCGGCGGCGCCACGCGCGCGGCCGGCGTCTTCTACCCGTGGCGTTTCCGCCTGCTGTGCTTGCTCCGGCGCTGGCTGCCGCGCCCGCGGGCCTGGTTTATCCGCCAGGAGCTCAACGTCACGGCCGCGGCTGCAGCCTGA
- the RPL36 gene encoding large ribosomal subunit protein eL36 isoform X1 yields the protein MVGCAMALRYPMAVGLNKGHKVTKNVSKPRHSRRRGRLTKHTKFVRDMIREVCGFAPYERRAMELLKVSKDKRALKFIKKRVGTHIRAKRKREELSNVLAAMRKAAAKKD from the exons ATGGTTGGTTGTG CCATGGCCCTACGCTACCCTATGGCCGTGGGCCTCAACAAGGGCCACAAAGTGACCAAGAACGTGAGCAAGCCCAGGCACAGCCGCCGCCGCGGG CGTCTGACCAAACACACCAAGTTCGTGCGGGACATGATTCGGGAGGTGTGTGGCTTTGCCCCGTACGAGCGGCGCGCCATGGAGTTACTGAAGGTCTCCAAGGACAAACGGGCCCTCAAGTTTATCAAGAAAAGG GTGGGGACGCACATCCGCGCCAAGAGGAAGCGGGAGGAGCTGAGCAACGTACTGGCCGCTATGAGGAAAGCTGCTGCCAAGAAAGACTga
- the HSD11B1L gene encoding hydroxysteroid 11-beta-dehydrogenase 1-like protein isoform X1 → MKVLLLTGLGALFFAYYWDDNFDPASLQGARVLLTGANAGVGEELAYHYARLGSHLVLTAHTEALLQKVVGNCRKLGAPKVFYIAADMASPEAPESVVQFALDKLGGLDYLVLNHIGGAPAGTRARSRQATRWLMQVNFVSYVQLTSRALPSLTDSKGSLVVVSSLLGACTRPRLCGTGSGELDAGRVPTSFSTPYSAAKFALDGFFGSLRRELDVQDVNVAITMCVLGLRDRASAAEAVRGVTRVQAAPGPKAALAVIRGGATRAAGVFYPWRFRLLCLLRRWLPRPRAWFIRQELNVTAAAAA, encoded by the exons ATGAAGGTGCTTCTCCTCACAGGGCTGGGGGCCCTGTTCTTCGCCTATTATTGGGATGACAACTTCGACCCAG CCAGCCTCCAGGGAGCGCGAGTGCTGCTGACAGGGGCCAACGCTGGTGTTGGTGAGGAGCTGGCCTATCACTACGCGCGTCTGGGCTCCCACCTGGTGCTCACTGCCCACACTGAGGCTCTCCTGCAGAAG GTGGTAGGGAACTGCCGGAAGCTGGGCGCCCCCAAGGTCTTCTACATCGCGGCGGacatggcctcccctgaggcgcCCGAGAGCGTGGTGCAGTTTGCGCTGGACAAGCTGG GCGGGCTGGACTACCTCGTGCTGAACCACATCGGCGGCGCCCCGGCCGGCACGCGAGCCCGCAGCCGCCAGGCAACTCGCTGGCTCATGCAG GTAAACTTTGTGAGCTACGTGCAACTGACGTCGCGGGCGCTGCCCAGCCTGACGGACAGCAAGGGCTCCCTGGTGGTGGTGTCCTCGCTGCTCGGTGCGTGCACCCGGCCCCGGCTCTGCGGGACGGGGAGTGGGGAGCTCGATGCGG GCCGCGTGCCCACGTCGTTCTCCACTCCCTACTCGGCGGCCAAGTTTGCGCTGGACGGCTTCTTCGGCTCCCTGCGGCGGGAGCTGGACGTGCAGGACGTGAACGTGGCCATCACCATGTGCGTCCTGGGCCTCCGAGATCGCGCCTCCGCCGCCGAGGCAGTCAG GGGAGTCACGAGGGTCCAGGCGGCCCCGGGGCCCAAGGCAGCCCTGGCCGTGATCCGCGGCGGCGCCACGCGCGCGGCCGGCGTCTTCTACCCGTGGCGTTTCCGCCTGCTGTGCTTGCTCCGGCGCTGGCTGCCGCGCCCGCGGGCCTGGTTTATCCGCCAGGAGCTCAACGTCACGGCCGCGGCTGCAGCCTGA
- the HSD11B1L gene encoding hydroxysteroid 11-beta-dehydrogenase 1-like protein isoform X7 has protein sequence MTTSTQVNFVSYVQLTSRALPSLTDSKGSLVVVSSLLGRVPTSFSTPYSAAKFALDGFFGSLRRELDVQDVNVAITMCVLGLRDRASAAEAVRGVTRVQAAPGPKAALAVIRGGATRAAGVFYPWRFRLLCLLRRWLPRPRAWFIRQELNVTAAAAA, from the exons ATGACAACTTCGACCCAG GTAAACTTTGTGAGCTACGTGCAACTGACGTCGCGGGCGCTGCCCAGCCTGACGGACAGCAAGGGCTCCCTGGTGGTGGTGTCCTCGCTGCTCG GCCGCGTGCCCACGTCGTTCTCCACTCCCTACTCGGCGGCCAAGTTTGCGCTGGACGGCTTCTTCGGCTCCCTGCGGCGGGAGCTGGACGTGCAGGACGTGAACGTGGCCATCACCATGTGCGTCCTGGGCCTCCGAGATCGCGCCTCCGCCGCCGAGGCAGTCAG GGGAGTCACGAGGGTCCAGGCGGCCCCGGGGCCCAAGGCAGCCCTGGCCGTGATCCGCGGCGGCGCCACGCGCGCGGCCGGCGTCTTCTACCCGTGGCGTTTCCGCCTGCTGTGCTTGCTCCGGCGCTGGCTGCCGCGCCCGCGGGCCTGGTTTATCCGCCAGGAGCTCAACGTCACGGCCGCGGCTGCAGCCTGA
- the RPL36 gene encoding large ribosomal subunit protein eL36 isoform X2, with product MALRYPMAVGLNKGHKVTKNVSKPRHSRRRGRLTKHTKFVRDMIREVCGFAPYERRAMELLKVSKDKRALKFIKKRVGTHIRAKRKREELSNVLAAMRKAAAKKD from the exons ATGGCCCTACGCTACCCTATGGCCGTGGGCCTCAACAAGGGCCACAAAGTGACCAAGAACGTGAGCAAGCCCAGGCACAGCCGCCGCCGCGGG CGTCTGACCAAACACACCAAGTTCGTGCGGGACATGATTCGGGAGGTGTGTGGCTTTGCCCCGTACGAGCGGCGCGCCATGGAGTTACTGAAGGTCTCCAAGGACAAACGGGCCCTCAAGTTTATCAAGAAAAGG GTGGGGACGCACATCCGCGCCAAGAGGAAGCGGGAGGAGCTGAGCAACGTACTGGCCGCTATGAGGAAAGCTGCTGCCAAGAAAGACTga
- the HSD11B1L gene encoding hydroxysteroid 11-beta-dehydrogenase 1-like protein isoform X2, with protein sequence MKVLLLTGLGALFFAYYWDDNFDPASLQGARVLLTGANAGVGEELAYHYARLGSHLVLTAHTEALLQKVVGNCRKLGAPKVFYIAADMASPEAPESVVQFALDKLGGLDYLVLNHIGGAPAGTRARSRQATRWLMQVNFVSYVQLTSRALPSLTDSKGSLVVVSSLLGRVPTSFSTPYSAAKFALDGFFGSLRRELDVQDVNVAITMCVLGLRDRASAAEAVRGVTRVQAAPGPKAALAVIRGGATRAAGVFYPWRFRLLCLLRRWLPRPRAWFIRQELNVTAAAAA encoded by the exons ATGAAGGTGCTTCTCCTCACAGGGCTGGGGGCCCTGTTCTTCGCCTATTATTGGGATGACAACTTCGACCCAG CCAGCCTCCAGGGAGCGCGAGTGCTGCTGACAGGGGCCAACGCTGGTGTTGGTGAGGAGCTGGCCTATCACTACGCGCGTCTGGGCTCCCACCTGGTGCTCACTGCCCACACTGAGGCTCTCCTGCAGAAG GTGGTAGGGAACTGCCGGAAGCTGGGCGCCCCCAAGGTCTTCTACATCGCGGCGGacatggcctcccctgaggcgcCCGAGAGCGTGGTGCAGTTTGCGCTGGACAAGCTGG GCGGGCTGGACTACCTCGTGCTGAACCACATCGGCGGCGCCCCGGCCGGCACGCGAGCCCGCAGCCGCCAGGCAACTCGCTGGCTCATGCAG GTAAACTTTGTGAGCTACGTGCAACTGACGTCGCGGGCGCTGCCCAGCCTGACGGACAGCAAGGGCTCCCTGGTGGTGGTGTCCTCGCTGCTCG GCCGCGTGCCCACGTCGTTCTCCACTCCCTACTCGGCGGCCAAGTTTGCGCTGGACGGCTTCTTCGGCTCCCTGCGGCGGGAGCTGGACGTGCAGGACGTGAACGTGGCCATCACCATGTGCGTCCTGGGCCTCCGAGATCGCGCCTCCGCCGCCGAGGCAGTCAG GGGAGTCACGAGGGTCCAGGCGGCCCCGGGGCCCAAGGCAGCCCTGGCCGTGATCCGCGGCGGCGCCACGCGCGCGGCCGGCGTCTTCTACCCGTGGCGTTTCCGCCTGCTGTGCTTGCTCCGGCGCTGGCTGCCGCGCCCGCGGGCCTGGTTTATCCGCCAGGAGCTCAACGTCACGGCCGCGGCTGCAGCCTGA